Part of the Ficedula albicollis isolate OC2 chromosome 24, FicAlb1.5, whole genome shotgun sequence genome is shown below.
GGGGGACACCATCAACAGCTACGATGTGGTGATCAGGTACAGCCCCGGGCCCGCCCACCGCCCCCTCCCcggtgccggggggggggggggggggggggggggggggggggggggggggggggggggggggggggggggggggggggggggggggggggggggggggggggggggggggggggggggggggggggggggggggggggggggggggggggggggggggggggggggggggggggggggggggggggggggggggggggggggggggggggggggggggggggggggggggggggggggggggggggggggggggggggggggggggggggggggggggggggggggggggggggggggggggggggggggggggggggggggggggggggggggggggggggggggggggggggggggggggggggggggggggggggggggggggggggggggggggggggggggggggggggggggggggggggggggggggggggggggggggggggggggggggggggggggggggggggggggggggggggggggggggggggggggggggggggggggggggggggggggggggggggggggggggggggggggggggggggggggggggggggggggggggggggggggggggggggggggggggggggggggggggggggggggggggggggggggggggggggggggggggggggggggggggggggggggggggggggggggggggggggggggggggggggggggggggggggggggggggggggggggggggggggggggggggggggggggggggggggggggggggggggggggggggggggggggggggggggggggggggggggggggggggggggggggggggggggggggggggggggggggggggggggggggggggggggggggggggggggggggggggggggggggggggggggggggggggggggggggggccccctccCCGGTGCcacccacagctggggctgacTCCTGTGATGTCCCCAAGGCTGAACAACGCCCCGGTCCATGGCTACGAGCAGGACGTGGGCACCAAGACCACCATGCGCCTCTTCTACCCCGAGTCAGCCCACTTCGACCCCCGGGCCGAGAACAACCCCGACACGCTGCTGGTGCTCGTGCCCTTCAAGCCCTCGGACTTCCAGTGGATGGAGGCCATCCTTAATGACAAGAAGAGGGTGAGTGTGGTGGGGAGCCGGGTCCAacccttccctggctgctccagacTCCAGCTGTCATGCCACCCCACTCCTGGGGACATCTGGCCTCCTGCAGGTTCGGAAGGGGTTTTGGAAACAGCCCCCGTTGATCTGGGACGCCAAGCCGGAGCAAGTGCGCGTCCTCAATCCCTACTACATGGAAGTAACTGCTGCTAAACTGCTCAACCTCCCCATGAAGCAACCACGGAAGGTCAAACAGGTAAGGGGTGAGCATGGCCAGTCCCCCTGCACACCCTGTCCCCGTGCAGCTCCCTGAAGGCTGTGGCTCTCTGTCCCCTAGAAGCCCACCACAGGGCTGCTGGCCATCACCTTGGCGCTGCACTTCTGTGACCTGGTGCACATCGCGGGCTTTGGCTACCCCGATTCGGCCAACAAGAAGCAAACCATCCACTACTACGAACAGATCACACTCAAGTCCATGGCTGTAAGTGTTAGGCCACAGTTTTGTCTCTgttccccccatttttcccccaggaTGGGGGATGGCAGCCCAGGAGAGCAGTGCCGGGATGCTGAATGGCGTGGGAGGCTCTTCCCTCTCACTCCCCTCCCATGATGAAGGTTGAAGTCCACGTTTGGATGGTCATCACCCAACTTCTCTTGGTAGCTGAATGTCTTTGGAGGCTTGGAGAGTTGTATCCCTCCCCAGTTTGTGTGTGAGGAGAAGAGCCCGTGGACGGGGGCATTGGGCGGGGAGGGTTCCATCCCTGCTTTTGGGGGGGCTGAAGTCCCCACTGGTGGGGTGGGAAGGTGGGAGGGGTGGAAGGAAAGCACGTGGCCCCTCCTCACCAGACTCTGTCCCGCAGGGGTCGGAGCACAACGTGTCACACGAGGCCGTGGCCATCAAGCggatgctggagctgggactCGTCAAGAACCTCACCTACTTctgagggtggcacagggacaccgTCCCCCTCAGTGAGGGGACACTGTGCTGGCATGGCCAGAGTGACCGAGGGCACAGCATCCTTgtcaccactgccaccaccacGCCCTGGGACTCTcggagcggggctggggctggggggccgCGCTGGACCGTGGGTGCCCAGGGTGGGGCAGCTCTTGGGGTGCAGGGAGCCCGGCGGGGCCGTGGCACAGCGCCTTTTCTACTGACACACTGAAGCTACCGAGGACTTGGAGGGGGTTTTGGGGTAGGGGGgtcctccctcccagcaggcCTGAGGGGgtgagccagggcaggagccctAGCCCTGGACATTCTCTTCCCCTTAATTCCCTCATACACTGACGAGAGCCCTGCTGaggggctgattttgggggtCCTGGCCACTCCCCCCGCCGCCAGGGAATGGGAGCCTTTGGAGGCTAATGTTGCCTCCTCCCAAATATTTaattccccccttttttttaatttccttttttacttGGCGGCCCTGTCCTGTGCCTTAGTGCTGGCGTAGGGActcatccccacagcccccctggGTGGGGGTACCCTGGGGTGCTTGGCTTTGGGGTCTGCCAGGGCCCTTTGGTGGTGCggattaatttaattaatttaaatgcttATTTATGGTGGAGCCTTCACTCAGGGCCCTCGTGCCACTGGTGTCAGGGACAAGGGGCCTTGGGTGGGCTGGTGTGCGCTTGGCTCCAGGGGCGGGCATTTGGGATGTCCCCCCACCACGGAGGGGTTGACTGGTGCTTTCTCCCTGCTGGTGTAGGATCTCTGCCCCCGTGGGGCTGCAGGTGTTGGGGAACCCATGGATGGGGGTGTTGGGGCTCAGGCTGGCACCCAATAAAGTCCTGGtgaggctgggatgggctgggtgCTCCTGGGGTGTGATGGGGGGGTGTGAGGGAGTTTTGGGGCTGCGAGATGAAGGGCGGGCggcctgtccccatgtccttgTGTCCCCACACCCCCTTACCTGTTGTGACGCCCCATCTCCTGGCTGGCACGCTGGGGTTGTGGGGTGCCAGCCgccccgtgcctcagtttccctccaCCACCGGCCATTTCACGGCCCAGGAAGCCACGGCACACCCAGGCAGGCTCCAGAGTGCCGGGGAAGGCGATGTCCCCGCGGGGTGGCCATCAGCCAGGCGTGCCACGAGAAACACCTCTTGTATTGACGGCGGTGCCGCGATACAGCGTGGAGAGGCCCTTCCCGGGGGGTCCCGTCCCAGCGCCGCCCccccctcctgtcccacagggCGGGACCCCCCCGACCCCCCGACACGGACTCTATACGTATGGACACGGAACAGCAcgaggggaaggagaggagccgggttggggggggggggggggggggggggggggggggggggggggggggggggggggggggggggggggggggggggggggggggggggggggggggggggggggggggggggggggggggggggggggggggggggggggggggggggggggggggggggggggggggggggggggggggggggggggggggggggggggggggggggggggggggggggggggggggggggggggggggggggggggggggggggggggggggggggggggggggggggggggggggggggggggggggggggggggggggggggggggggggggggggggggggggggggggggggggggggggggggggggggggggggggggggggggggggggggggggggggggcggccccccgcccccagccccgctccggGGGGACCGGGGCCGGCCTCTCCCCGCCGCCGCTGTCCGAGCGCGGAGCCACGGCGCCCACGGCGAGGGTCCCGAGCGCCCCCGGAGGGGCTCAAACGTGCGTCTGCATCCGCCTCTGCAGGGGCCGGCTGGGGTCTGAGTTTTGGGAAGACGACTGGGAGTggtgggaggaggaggcggAGGCCTTGCTGGCCTTGTCGAACTGCACGTAGCCGTCCTGCTTGCcgctgctgctgatgctgctgtcGCACTGGGTGTcgaggaaggagctgctgtcGCTCATGGAGCCGCGCTGGAACTCGCGCTCGCACAGCTcgatggagctgctgcccatgCCCAGCACGAAGCGCTGGCTGTAGTCGTAGAGGCGGCTCTGCCCGCTCAGGGTGCTGTAGATGTTGGTGAAGGACATGCCCGTGGGCACCCGCTGCTTGCCGGCCGGGCGCAGCTCCGCCGGGCAGCCCGACAGAGAGATGGTGGGCGTGGAGTGGTGCTCCTTGAAGGTGTTCACGCTGTAGTAGCCATTGGTGGGgtcctggggaaggggagaagagGGGCGAGTTGGTGGTGGCCTCCCTGGGTATGGTGGTGTTTGGGGTGCCCACCCTGCCTATCCACCCGGGGACATGCAAGACTTACAGAATCATCCaataccctgagctggaagggacccacagggatcatccagagcagcccctggccctgcacagaccccccAACGATCCCACCCTGTGCGtccctgagagtgttgtcctggcagccttggggctgtgcccattccctgagGAGCccgggcagtgccagcccctctgaggGAAGAACCTTCCCTGATCTCCAGCCGTTCTCTCAGGTCCTATTGCTGgtcagagagcagagctgcccctcagGAAGAAGCTGCAGACCCTGATGAGTCTCCCCTTGGTCGGAGCAAGCCAAGTCACTTCAGCCTCTCCTCGTATGAaccctccagacccttccccattTTCATAGTCCCCCCTTTGGAGGACACTTCAACCACTAAACCACCCAGCAATGTCCTCCTGTGCCACCAGTGGATTCCAGTCTGTTCAGCCCCTTTCCAGGCCGGGACACAAGTGGCCCTTGCACACCCTGTCCTGGCACCACACCTTCCTGTTACCAGTAAaagctgctgggacagtgccAGCATGCCAGAgcctctctccctgcacagggacagcctCTGGAACAGgccacactggggacacggTCCAAGGacagccagcctggcagcagcagtgctgggtgaggCTGGTTCTGCCCGGTGATGGATGCGGGGAGGGGGTCCCAGCACCCCGGggcgcaggggggggggggggggggggggggggggggggggggggggggggggggggggggggggggggggggggggggggggggggggggggggggggggggggggggggggggggggggggggggggggggggggggggggggggggggggggggggggggggggggggggggggggggggggggggggggggggggggggggggggggggggggggggggggggggggggggggggggggggggggggggggggggggggggggtctgacCCCACCTCCTCACTGGGGACAGAGGCAGACCCCAGGATCCAACTCACCTTCAGGTTTTGAaactccttctcctcctccttgaGCACCTCGAGCTGCTTCAGCACCGAATCCTGCTGGAACTCCCCCCGGTCCATCTAGGAAAGGatgcaggcagggctcagcatcCCAGCACCGCCTGGCCCCGCGTTCCCCGTCGCCCTCAGGCTACACTGGGCGAGCCCCACATCCACCATCAGCCCCGGGGAACTGCGAAGTTGCCACCAGCCGGATTCAAGGACTTGCCCAGGGGTGCCCCAGCGGTGTGCGAGGGCGGTGCAGCCGGGCTGACGCCCAAAAGCCACACAATTCCCTGGGTTACAGattgtttttccctgtttagGGTAGAAAAAGCCGGGCTGATGCAGAAAACGAATTATTTAGTGGTGAGAGTTGGGGCTGCACCCGCCTGCCCAAAGCAACAGCCtcaaaatcacctttttttttcttttctttttttttccccccttcttttcatcctttcttcctCAGCTGAACTTGGCCGCCTCATTAGTTTTCCTTTGAAGGCTGGCTGTGATTGGGGGGAGGCGGAGAGGAGGGGCAAGGTGCACATTAATTACACAACGCCTTTAATTACTCTTCCTTCAGCGCggggggctgtgcaggaagCAGGATAATTATCAACCGATTTTTCAGTTGCCTTTTTTAGCTTCTCCCGTATTCACCCGACGCCTCCAGCCCGGCTTCTCCGGGATCACAGCCCCACAtcagcccccaaatccccttttATTGCCCAAATTCTCTCCTCTTTAAGATGGTAAGTGGCTGTGGAAATTCACCCCGCGGCGCTTGCTGTTCATCTCTCGAAAGCCTTTGATGTGGCTGTTAAAGGCAATAAATTAAAGTACCTGAGTTTTCCTAGGGAAAAGAAAGCCTGTATCAGCCATTGATTTGCCAGGATAAGTACAAGTGTCGCCGAGGATTAAACGAGTGCAGCTAAAATGGGAtgtggagggtttttttgctctgccagccccggcGATCCCCTCGATCCTCTAAAGCATCTCTGCAAAGGCAGACTGGGGGTCTTAACCCTATTGAAAGGGTTTAACAGGTCCCAGCTCGGAACGAAAAGGAAAAACCACTTCTCCTtggatttggctttttttttgtgcgTCGGTGTAGATGACCCAAGCGGGCAGGGCCAGACCCAGAGAtggagaggggagaagggaggtgGGAACCAAGGGGACAGTACCAAACCTCCCTGGAATTCATTCAATTTGATGGGGTGCTTTAAGCCATTTTATGTTGCCTCTTGAAGTGATGGTGGGAATGATCCAGGCGCTGGGATGCTCCTTGAGCCCCGTGGGGACCCTCCTGTCCCGGGGCTGGCAGGACGCTCCGAATTCGGCCGCACCCCGTGGATtcgggggctgcagctcccgcAGGAGGGCCACAAAGCGCCATCACATCACTGAACCTGCAATTCCCCCATCACAGCCGGTCATTAACAACAACTTTATTAAAGTTTGATTAGTGGGCGGTGGGATTCTCATTAGTGTGATTTCTGCTTTGTCATCACTGAGTAAACACCGAAGGGATGGAAGTTAACTCAAGTTCACTCCATCACCGATATTGTCAAGGGGCAGAGGGAAACACATGGAGAAAGATAGCGGAGATGTCTGAGTGCCCTGGCATGGGATTCCCCAGTGTCACTCCTTTTTTCCAGAGCCATGGCTTTCTCCAGCCGATGCTCCGGGGCTGGACCGCAGATGGCTGGGATACAGCCGCCTGTTAGAGCCACGTGGCCATCGCTCCGTCCTGCCAGCGCCGTTCCCAGGCTGGGAACATCCTGCCAGGACTTCATCCTGCCTGGCACCGCCAGCCTTGCCCACCCCCAGAACAACGGGGCACCGCAGCGAGGTACAAAGTCCTGTCCGCCCCCAAACCTCGCCGGTGCCTGCTGGATCAGCGTGGCTGAGGGATGTGACAAACCGCATCCCGCCCCGCTCTGGAAATGCGGAGCCACCAAACGGAGCCTCTGAGATGGAGAATCCGACAGGATATTAAATTCTTGGCTTTCATTAGCGGACacaatatgttttttaaaatgctgcttcaggTCCCTGAGTATTCTCCAGACCTGGCGGGCTCGAAGTGCCTccccctgcctggctccaggTTTAATTACAATATTTCCGGCTGGGTGGGTAATTGGACGCCACCCGGCAGCCCTTGTGTTACCAGGGCGAGGGATGATTCTGGAACAGCGacttcctctgctcccagggagggaaCAAGCCCGTGAAAAAAGAACGCCtgcgggaattcccagctcGATAAAGCTTTATCACCTTCAAACACCTCCGCCCTGTGAGGCGATGTGAGCTCCCGCTGGGGTGGGGGTGGCTGCCCACcacaggagaagctgcagcgCCCTGTCCCACctctccccaaaatcctgctttgGGATGGGCTGGTGCCGCTGGAAGGGGTCGGCTGTGGTGGGGGGTGTTCCCCGCGCCTCCTCCTGAGCATCCTTCAGACCAGGCTCTGCCAGCGGCAGTGGCCCTGGGCACACGGAACATGTCCCAGCCCGCGGGCACAGGCAGAGAAAGGGATGCTGTGTCCACTGGGCTGCAGGTAGGAATGAGCCTCGCCCAGAATGGAAAGTCTGCTTCTtggatttttcctcttccacagGGATCTGAGCTGAGCAACTGTCTGGAAAAGGTGTCTGACCACCTGTGAAGGCTGGGAACAAACTAGGAACAGTCCTTGGAGCAGAGGGGTGGGTTtaaggaaacaggaaaagataAACCTATCACTGGATTGACTATTTTGACTGTTCCACTCCAAATACCGAACCAAAGGTGATGCCTGGATCTGCCTGGTCACACTGGATCGCCTCTGATGGAAGGGCTGATCCAGAGAAGGAGATCTCTGGGatgcctctccctgcctgtcACTTTGGGATGGTCCCTGACTGCTCACGGCAGTGGGGATGGCTCCTTTGGGATGATCAGCCCCGTTTCACAGGTGGGGAATCACGGGGCCCGATCAGCCAGGAATAAACGCAGCCGTGGGAAGGGAGGAGGCTGTGCCACGCCGGAGCTGATGTTCTTCATCCCGttcttcttctccctcctcacaGCCCGGCTCAACGGAGCTGCCGTGCCCGTGCAATCCCGCAGGAGGGAGAATGCGGCTGTTGTGGCTCATTTTCCCCAGGATCAGACCCTTTACCGGGCTCTTTTGCCTCCAGCCATTAGAGCTGGCAGCCTTTTCCCTGCCCGTAGGCACTGCCTGGCAGAACAGCTCTcggagcaggggatgggaacGCCGCTGAGGCAATGTGAACATATGCAAATCAGCCAGCGTGACGCGTATCCTAAGGTGTTAATGAATTTATAGATGCATGAATAATTACTTGTGAAAAGCACGGTGAGCTGCGGAGGTCACAGATGGCTGGAGAATGATAAAACAGCGTTTGGGGGGATGGAGAGTCCCGCTGGCAGCCTGCGGCCAGGAGCGGGACGCGAGCAGCAAAGGCACATCCACGGTGCTGAGGATCCTGAaattcagcaggagcagggctgggctggagtcaAGGGCTCGGCTGAGAGGCCGGGATGGAATTAGGATGGAGAGCAGCGAGGAGCTGTTTGCCAGCGTGGCTGCTCCTCGTTAAAATCCTCGTTAATGATGCTGAGCCCCGGGCAGGGCCATGACAGCCACAGTTGCTATTAGACTGCAAGGTGTGATGAGCACTGGTGAGGCGAGGAATCATCTCAGGGGATGCAGATCTCACAGGATGCTCGGAGGAGGCAAatggggaagcagagggaataatgctgagaggagggagagctggaaaaCCCTGGGGTGAGGGTAGagaggtgctgggcactgccctcctcctcctgctaGAGTGGTCTCATTGCTCCTCATCAGCAAGAGGAAGTTTTTAACTTGATCCTTCATTTCATTGACAGAGTTGGAACATTTTATCAGGAACCTGTTCGGCATCCAAGGCTGGGTGTCATGGCCAGAGGAGGATGCCCACACCAGCTGCTGGACACAGCAAAGATGTGGATGAAGGACAGAGGGGGTCCCTGCAGACCCTGAGAAGAGAAGGAATTGGGGAGTATTTCCTGGGAGCGT
Proteins encoded:
- the ST3GAL4 gene encoding CMP-N-acetylneuraminate-beta-galactosamide-alpha-2,3-sialyltransferase 4 isoform X2; amino-acid sequence: MINKSRGKILGVLALFLVMVWYSIYREDSFYFPVQENNKTTCPLGEVEKKAAQLIGNYTRDHPLFLQLKDYFWVKTPSLYELPYGTKGSEDVLLHLLSITHHSLPESIQSLKCRRCAVVGNGPRLRNSSMGDTINSYDVVIRLNNAPVHGYEQDVGTKTTMRLFYPESAHFDPRAENNPDTLLVLVPFKPSDFQWMEAILNDKKRVRKGFWKQPPLIWDAKPEQVRVLNPYYMEVTAAKLLNLPMKQPRKVKQKPTTGLLAITLALHFCDLVHIAGFGYPDSANKKQTIHYYEQITLKSMAGSEHNVSHEAVAIKRMLELGLVKNLTYF
- the ST3GAL4 gene encoding CMP-N-acetylneuraminate-beta-galactosamide-alpha-2,3-sialyltransferase 4 isoform X1; this translates as MINKSRGKILGVLALFLVMVWYSIYREDRYTQLFYFPVQENNKTTCPLGEVEKKAAQLIGNYTRDHPLFLQLKDYFWVKTPSLYELPYGTKGSEDVLLHLLSITHHSLPESIQSLKCRRCAVVGNGPRLRNSSMGDTINSYDVVIRLNNAPVHGYEQDVGTKTTMRLFYPESAHFDPRAENNPDTLLVLVPFKPSDFQWMEAILNDKKRVRKGFWKQPPLIWDAKPEQVRVLNPYYMEVTAAKLLNLPMKQPRKVKQKPTTGLLAITLALHFCDLVHIAGFGYPDSANKKQTIHYYEQITLKSMAGSEHNVSHEAVAIKRMLELGLVKNLTYF